One Halobaculum marinum genomic window carries:
- a CDS encoding Lrp/AsnC family transcriptional regulator: MTLNGIDDLDRRILAELQREARHVSSRDIADHVDASASTVRKRIQRLESEGIITQYAAQVDYEQAGYSLYVQITCTVPIPERSNRADAARDVDGVVGVRELATGERNVVVTVVCVDGDDLTRIAAELSDLGLTVLDEELIQSDRSLPFTGFGSEAIVDPE; this comes from the coding sequence ATGACCCTCAACGGGATCGACGACCTCGATCGTCGGATCCTCGCGGAGCTCCAGCGCGAGGCCCGTCACGTCTCCTCGCGCGACATCGCCGACCACGTCGACGCCTCCGCGAGCACCGTCCGCAAGCGCATCCAGCGCCTCGAATCCGAGGGCATCATCACCCAGTACGCGGCGCAGGTTGACTACGAACAGGCCGGATACTCGCTGTACGTCCAGATCACGTGTACGGTTCCCATCCCGGAGCGGAGCAACCGCGCCGACGCCGCACGCGACGTCGACGGCGTCGTCGGTGTCCGCGAGTTGGCGACCGGCGAGCGCAACGTGGTCGTCACCGTCGTCTGTGTGGACGGTGACGACCTCACCCGGATCGCCGCGGAGTTGAGCGACCTCGGCTTGACCGTGCTCGACGAGGAACTGATCCAGAGCGACCGATCTCTGCCCTTCACCGGCTTCGGGTCCGAGGCCATCGTCGATCCGGAGTGA
- a CDS encoding aldo/keto reductase codes for MNLPSYTLPSGDDLPALGLGTYGLTDEETATSVRAALDAGYTHIDTAEGYQNEAVIGDVLADYDRDDVFLTSKVLAKNLDYESVIRSCEDSLERLGTDYLDLYLIHWPNPAISLRETLHAMARLHERGLVKNVGVSNFSAYQLSCAHHITDVPIAVNQIEFHPWFQRPDLVDYCHESDTVIEASSPLARAEVFDDEVVQELAETYDKSPAQVVLRWALDRDVVVLPRSTTPEHIRANADLDWSLDEADRRRLDDRDRDYPVYDTPTRDWTRDVYGIER; via the coding sequence GTGAACCTGCCATCGTACACGCTCCCGAGCGGCGACGACCTCCCCGCACTCGGACTGGGGACGTACGGCCTCACCGACGAGGAGACCGCCACGAGCGTCCGCGCCGCGCTCGACGCCGGCTACACCCACATCGATACGGCGGAGGGGTACCAGAACGAGGCCGTCATCGGCGACGTGCTCGCCGACTACGACCGCGACGACGTGTTCCTCACCTCGAAAGTGCTCGCGAAGAACCTCGACTACGAGTCGGTGATCCGCTCGTGTGAGGACTCGCTGGAACGACTCGGCACTGACTACCTCGATCTGTACCTCATCCACTGGCCCAACCCCGCGATCTCCCTACGAGAGACGCTGCACGCGATGGCCCGCCTCCACGAGCGCGGCCTCGTGAAGAACGTCGGCGTGTCGAACTTCAGCGCCTACCAGTTGAGCTGTGCCCACCACATCACCGACGTGCCGATCGCCGTCAACCAGATCGAGTTCCACCCGTGGTTCCAGCGGCCCGATCTTGTCGACTACTGCCACGAGTCCGACACCGTGATCGAGGCGTCGTCGCCGCTGGCGCGCGCCGAGGTGTTCGACGACGAGGTCGTCCAAGAGCTGGCCGAAACGTACGACAAGTCGCCTGCACAGGTCGTCCTCCGGTGGGCGCTCGACCGCGACGTGGTCGTGCTCCCGCGGTCGACGACTCCCGAGCACATCCGCGCGAACGCCGATCTCGACTGGTCGCTCGACGAGGCCGACCGACGCCGCCTCGACGACCGCGACCGCGACTACCCGGTGTACGACACGCCGACGCGCGACTGGACGCGCGACGTGTACGGGATCGAGCGGTAG
- a CDS encoding hybrid sensor histidine kinase/response regulator, producing the protein MSADRSTVNVLHVDDDPQLSELASKMLAAESDRIVTETVESADEALDRLEPGAFDCVVSDYEMPRMDGIEFLRAVRARDRSLPFILFTGKGSEEVASEAISAGVTEYLQKRGGRDTYAILAHRIENAVDAHRASTRAENRQRRLEQILKTVPGGVVQLDRDGQIVLANDRAEEVLDLSTPAFDSGAEGDSARRSDDTDGDPVVDEDLPVDRVVESGAPVYGVRRTIDWPNGTRTVLRVNGAPVFDGAGDVESVVFSLTDVTDHLDQRRELASVQSRLEALVGNLPVVLFGVDEDGVFTLSEGQGLDALAVDPGEVVGRRVADVYDHPDIHRDLERALDGQSVEGRYTIDEAVFDVVYRPVEGSSVGTVVVGVARDVTEQRRREVELRRSRQQYQALVDNFPNGGVFLFDADLRYTLAGGEGLSDVGLSSADFEGKRPNDLFPADIAAELEDAYRAALDGETRVFEQSYQGGHYRVRVVPVGGDDSPTDVGLAVSEDITERREQRQALRRQNERLEEFVDVLSHDLRNPLNVATGRLTLAREECDSEHLDDIDTALDRCLELISDLLTFAQEGTATIDTEPVSLPAVVDECWQTVETGDATLSVDAAGRIVADESRLKQVFENLIRNAVDHGDPGVEIVVEALPDGFAVTDDGPGIPADRRDNVFEAGYSTATGGTGFGLSIVQRIADSHGWSITVTEGGAGGARFEVTGVESA; encoded by the coding sequence ATGTCCGCGGATCGGAGTACCGTCAACGTACTCCACGTCGACGACGACCCACAGCTCTCTGAGTTGGCGTCGAAGATGCTCGCCGCCGAGAGCGACCGGATCGTCACCGAGACGGTCGAGTCCGCCGACGAGGCGCTCGACCGACTCGAACCGGGGGCGTTCGACTGTGTCGTCTCCGACTACGAGATGCCGCGGATGGACGGCATCGAGTTCCTCCGGGCGGTCCGTGCCCGCGACCGCTCGCTCCCGTTCATCCTGTTCACTGGCAAGGGGAGCGAGGAGGTAGCGAGCGAGGCCATCTCCGCCGGCGTGACGGAGTACCTCCAAAAGCGCGGCGGGCGCGACACGTACGCGATCCTCGCCCACCGGATCGAGAACGCCGTGGACGCCCACCGGGCGTCGACGCGGGCCGAGAACCGCCAGCGACGGCTCGAACAGATCTTGAAGACCGTCCCCGGCGGCGTCGTCCAACTCGACCGCGACGGGCAGATTGTCCTCGCGAACGACCGCGCGGAGGAGGTGCTCGACCTCTCCACGCCGGCGTTCGACAGCGGCGCCGAGGGCGACTCCGCGCGGCGGAGCGACGACACGGACGGCGATCCGGTCGTCGATGAGGACCTCCCCGTCGACCGCGTCGTCGAGTCGGGTGCCCCCGTGTACGGCGTGCGCCGCACCATCGACTGGCCAAACGGGACGAGGACGGTGCTCCGCGTGAACGGCGCGCCGGTGTTCGACGGTGCCGGCGACGTCGAGAGCGTCGTCTTCTCGCTCACGGACGTGACCGACCACCTGGACCAGCGTCGCGAGTTGGCGTCGGTGCAGAGTCGCCTGGAGGCGCTGGTCGGGAACCTGCCAGTCGTGCTGTTCGGCGTCGACGAAGACGGGGTGTTCACCCTCTCAGAGGGGCAGGGGTTGGACGCCCTCGCCGTCGACCCCGGTGAGGTCGTCGGGCGACGAGTCGCCGACGTGTACGACCACCCGGACATCCACCGCGACTTGGAGCGAGCCCTCGACGGCCAGTCGGTCGAGGGACGGTACACCATCGACGAGGCGGTGTTCGACGTGGTGTACCGCCCCGTCGAGGGATCCAGTGTCGGCACGGTCGTGGTCGGCGTCGCCCGCGACGTGACCGAACAACGGCGCCGCGAGGTCGAACTCCGGCGGAGCCGCCAACAGTACCAGGCGCTCGTCGACAACTTCCCAAACGGCGGCGTGTTCCTGTTCGACGCAGACCTCCGCTACACCCTCGCGGGCGGCGAGGGGCTCTCGGACGTGGGGCTCTCCTCGGCTGACTTCGAGGGGAAGCGCCCGAACGACCTGTTCCCGGCGGACATCGCCGCGGAGTTGGAAGACGCCTACCGCGCCGCGCTCGACGGCGAGACGCGCGTGTTCGAGCAGTCGTACCAGGGCGGGCACTACCGGGTCCGTGTCGTCCCCGTCGGCGGCGACGACTCGCCGACGGATGTCGGCCTCGCGGTGTCGGAGGACATCACCGAGCGGCGCGAGCAACGGCAGGCGCTGCGCCGCCAGAACGAACGGCTGGAGGAGTTCGTCGACGTCCTCTCACACGACCTCCGGAACCCGCTCAACGTCGCGACCGGGCGGCTCACGCTCGCACGAGAGGAGTGTGACAGCGAGCACCTCGACGACATCGACACCGCGCTCGACCGCTGTCTGGAACTCATCTCCGACCTCCTCACGTTCGCCCAGGAGGGCACCGCCACCATCGACACCGAACCGGTCTCCCTCCCGGCGGTGGTCGACGAGTGCTGGCAGACCGTCGAGACCGGCGACGCCACGCTCAGTGTCGACGCAGCCGGCCGGATCGTGGCCGACGAGAGTCGTCTCAAACAGGTGTTCGAGAACCTGATCCGCAACGCGGTCGACCACGGCGACCCGGGCGTCGAAATCGTCGTCGAAGCGCTCCCCGACGGCTTCGCCGTCACGGACGACGGCCCCGGGATCCCAGCCGACCGTCGCGACAACGTGTTCGAAGCGGGGTACTCGACGGCCACCGGCGGCACTGGGTTCGGGCTGTCCATCGTCCAACGGATCGCCGACAGCCACGGCTGGTCGATCACGGTGACTGAAGGCGGCGCCGGCGGCGCGCGCTTCGAGGTCACCGGCGTCGAGTCGGCGTGA
- the gfo6 gene encoding D-xylose 1-dehydrogenase Gfo6 — protein METALADYLDDFTRRDWQTLDPDAVTDPVRIAVVGLGWFAREWALPGIARSAYTEATVVTDVDADAVEAVAADHDVTGVTPEELRSGAVADEYDAVYVATPNATHLEYVTAAAEQGKAVLCEKPLESTFDRAERLVAACEDAGVPLMVGYRMQTDPAVRRLKDLIEAGVVGDVVHVHATMSQTMLGELSTDTDQWRLDPELSGGNALMDIGIYPLNTTRFVLAAEPEQVYGTTRTEHEAFAGVDEHASYRLTFPGGVEAMCSVSQNAQHASRLDVTGTEGRVILDPAFYEREDRGFAVVRGGTRVDVEFEQVHQVEEEFAYFGHHLLADEPFYPDGEHALGDMRALDAIYESADTGLPVDLT, from the coding sequence ATGGAGACAGCCCTCGCGGATTATCTCGACGACTTCACGCGACGCGACTGGCAGACACTCGACCCCGACGCCGTCACCGACCCCGTTCGGATCGCGGTCGTCGGCCTCGGCTGGTTCGCGCGCGAGTGGGCGCTCCCGGGCATCGCTCGCTCGGCGTACACCGAGGCCACCGTCGTCACCGACGTCGACGCCGACGCCGTCGAGGCGGTCGCCGCCGACCACGACGTGACGGGCGTCACACCCGAGGAGCTTCGGTCGGGTGCGGTCGCCGACGAGTACGACGCGGTGTACGTCGCGACGCCGAACGCGACCCACCTGGAGTACGTGACGGCCGCCGCCGAGCAGGGGAAGGCCGTCCTGTGTGAGAAGCCGCTAGAGTCGACGTTCGACCGCGCCGAACGCCTCGTCGCGGCCTGTGAGGACGCCGGTGTCCCGCTCATGGTCGGCTACCGGATGCAGACCGACCCGGCGGTCCGGCGGCTGAAAGACCTCATCGAGGCGGGCGTCGTCGGCGACGTGGTCCACGTGCACGCGACGATGTCGCAGACGATGCTCGGCGAACTGTCCACCGACACCGACCAGTGGCGCCTCGACCCGGAGCTGTCGGGCGGCAACGCGCTCATGGACATCGGCATCTACCCGCTCAACACGACGCGGTTCGTGCTGGCGGCCGAGCCCGAGCAGGTGTACGGGACCACCCGCACGGAACACGAGGCGTTCGCCGGCGTCGACGAACACGCCAGCTACCGCCTCACGTTCCCCGGCGGCGTCGAGGCGATGTGCTCGGTCAGCCAGAACGCCCAGCACGCGAGTCGTCTCGACGTGACGGGGACGGAAGGACGGGTGATCCTCGATCCGGCGTTCTACGAGCGCGAGGACCGCGGCTTCGCCGTCGTGCGCGGCGGGACGCGCGTCGACGTGGAGTTCGAACAGGTCCACCAGGTCGAAGAGGAGTTCGCCTACTTCGGGCACCACCTGCTCGCGGACGAACCGTTCTACCCGGACGGCGAGCACGCACTCGGGGACATGCGCGCGCTGGACGCCATCTACGAGTCAGCCGACACCGGCCTCCCGGTCGACCTCACGTAG
- a CDS encoding universal stress protein — protein MGLLVPYDGSALSKAALIRAAQFDEILEEGVTTITVVPRNNVKYARERGWIGDDDAFDEETVLANLRETIDVIAPDVTTEFVVVGRGAPYGTIANRIRRYARNHDVSIVFIGSENAGRMVGSLSVGSAVSAGGGYDTMIVSQPVPSKVKKLEEALPSEELLEEEVADAT, from the coding sequence ATGGGGCTGTTGGTTCCGTACGACGGGTCGGCGCTGTCGAAGGCGGCGCTAATCAGGGCGGCACAGTTCGACGAGATCCTCGAGGAGGGCGTGACGACTATCACCGTGGTCCCGCGGAACAACGTCAAGTACGCCCGCGAGCGTGGCTGGATCGGCGACGACGACGCGTTCGACGAGGAGACGGTCCTCGCGAATCTCCGCGAGACGATCGACGTGATCGCACCCGACGTGACCACCGAGTTCGTCGTCGTCGGTCGCGGGGCTCCCTACGGAACGATCGCGAACCGGATCCGCCGATACGCGCGCAACCACGACGTCAGCATCGTCTTCATCGGGAGCGAGAACGCCGGTCGGATGGTTGGGTCGCTGAGCGTCGGGTCGGCCGTCTCCGCCGGCGGCGGCTACGACACGATGATCGTCTCGCAACCGGTCCCCTCGAAGGTCAAGAAGTTGGAGGAGGCGTTGCCGAGCGAGGAGCTCCTCGAAGAGGAAGTGGCGGACGCTACGTGA
- a CDS encoding cation:proton antiporter subunit C — MTAAVSLVESLLVARGAYVVYALLVGVGLFVLVDDDNLVRKVVGLNLFQTGVFLFFVTSAFRADGVAPLLSSGGPYVNPLPHVLILTAIVVGVSVTAVALALVVRLHAAHGTLSEAAIREAAAAELEVAER; from the coding sequence ATGACCGCCGCCGTGAGTCTCGTCGAGAGCCTGCTGGTCGCACGCGGGGCGTACGTCGTGTACGCGCTCCTCGTCGGGGTCGGCCTGTTCGTCCTCGTCGACGACGACAACCTCGTCCGGAAGGTCGTCGGGCTGAACCTGTTCCAGACGGGCGTGTTCCTGTTCTTCGTGACGAGCGCGTTCCGCGCCGACGGCGTCGCGCCGCTGCTCTCGAGCGGGGGACCCTACGTGAACCCGCTGCCGCACGTGCTCATCCTGACGGCGATCGTCGTCGGGGTGAGTGTGACCGCGGTCGCGTTGGCGCTCGTCGTCCGCCTCCACGCGGCCCACGGCACCCTCAGCGAGGCGGCCATCCGTGAGGCCGCCGCCGCCGAGTTGGAGGTGGCCGAGCGATGA
- a CDS encoding complex I subunit 5 family protein, whose translation MNDLAFVLVALPLLGAVVPFVLGRRAPEMARVVTVAVLIAHVAVAVVVAALVATGGPLTYVVGGLPAAVGIGLLVDQLSAVFVVLVAGTGAVAYGLLREEATGPGDGLWLLLVAGLTGVCVTADVFNLYVFLEISGLAAYALVAGRRGTTRALAALQYLLVGTAGATLYLLGVGYLYVSTGTLAMADLRVALPEVGYASPLVVAAFGFVVVGLGVKLALFPVHTWKPDAYAAAPVDVAVVLATLGSTVAGYALVRLVYGVFTVEFLTAVPAARTALLATGAVGVLVGGYLTLRQARLRRMLSYSSILQFGMVVVGIATATSAAITGAVLLLVANAVAKGGLFAAAGLFERTLGTPSIDALAGRGREFPVVSLAVAVAFASLVGLPPSVGFAGKWYVTVAAVETAEWTVLAVVLASTLISLAYAGRVVEVLYLSPDGNSGAVAADGGAAAPTTRFRGDWRTTALVAGAAVATVVLGVASSGLAAWIAPVVEVWL comes from the coding sequence ATGAACGACCTCGCGTTCGTGCTCGTCGCCCTACCGCTGTTGGGGGCTGTCGTTCCCTTCGTGCTCGGCCGGCGGGCACCCGAGATGGCACGAGTCGTGACGGTCGCCGTCCTGATCGCACACGTCGCCGTGGCGGTGGTCGTCGCCGCGCTCGTCGCGACGGGCGGCCCGCTCACCTACGTGGTCGGTGGCCTGCCGGCTGCAGTCGGAATCGGCCTGCTCGTCGACCAGCTGTCGGCTGTGTTCGTCGTCCTCGTCGCCGGAACGGGCGCCGTGGCGTACGGCTTGCTCCGCGAGGAGGCGACAGGGCCGGGCGACGGCCTCTGGCTGCTCCTCGTCGCGGGCCTCACCGGTGTCTGTGTCACCGCGGACGTGTTCAACCTCTACGTGTTCCTCGAGATCTCGGGGTTGGCTGCGTACGCGCTGGTCGCGGGCCGGCGTGGAACGACCCGCGCGCTCGCGGCGCTCCAGTACCTCCTCGTGGGCACCGCCGGGGCGACGCTGTACCTGCTCGGCGTCGGCTACCTGTACGTCTCCACGGGCACGCTCGCGATGGCCGACCTCCGGGTGGCACTCCCCGAGGTCGGGTACGCTTCGCCGCTCGTAGTGGCGGCCTTCGGCTTCGTCGTCGTCGGTCTCGGGGTCAAACTGGCCCTGTTCCCTGTCCACACGTGGAAGCCCGACGCCTACGCGGCGGCACCGGTCGACGTGGCGGTGGTGCTGGCGACGCTCGGCTCCACAGTCGCGGGGTACGCGCTCGTCAGACTCGTGTACGGCGTGTTCACCGTTGAGTTCCTGACTGCCGTCCCGGCAGCGCGGACCGCACTCCTGGCGACCGGGGCGGTCGGTGTCCTCGTCGGCGGCTACCTCACGCTCCGCCAGGCGCGACTCCGCCGGATGCTCTCGTACTCGTCGATCCTCCAGTTCGGGATGGTCGTCGTCGGCATCGCGACCGCCACGTCTGCGGCCATCACGGGCGCCGTCCTCCTGCTCGTGGCAAACGCGGTCGCCAAGGGCGGACTGTTCGCCGCCGCGGGGCTATTCGAGCGGACACTCGGCACGCCCTCGATCGACGCGCTCGCGGGGCGTGGGCGGGAGTTCCCCGTAGTGTCGCTGGCGGTCGCCGTGGCGTTCGCGTCGCTGGTCGGCCTCCCCCCGAGCGTCGGATTCGCAGGCAAGTGGTACGTCACCGTCGCCGCGGTCGAGACGGCCGAGTGGACCGTCCTCGCGGTGGTGCTCGCGAGCACGCTCATCTCGCTGGCGTACGCGGGCCGCGTCGTCGAGGTGTTGTACCTCTCGCCCGACGGCAACTCCGGAGCCGTCGCGGCCGACGGTGGCGCCGCGGCGCCCACTACGCGATTTCGCGGTGACTGGCGGACCACTGCGTTGGTCGCCGGCGCCGCTGTCGCGACGGTCGTGCTCGGGGTCGCGTCGAGCGGCCTCGCGGCGTGGATCGCCCCGGTCGTGGAGGTGTGGCTGTGA
- a CDS encoding proton-conducting transporter transmembrane domain-containing protein, with translation MTDVSSLLPLAPVAIPAVAIPVIYALAARPNLREGVTLLAAVATLGVVSVMANADVTHVTPLGSVAGVDITLRADAAGLLFALLAATLWLLTSIYSVGYTRGLGEHNQTRYFAAFAGSIAATMGVAFAANLFTLFVFYELLTLATYPLVVHAGTTEARAAGRTYLAYTLGGGVLVLGGVVLVAVLTGTVAFTPGGIAGIATVDPTLAQVAFGLLAVGFGVKTALVPLHGWLPTAMVAPTPVSGLLHAVAVVKSGVFALSRTVLYVFGPEATWELGVGLPLALAAAATMVIAGVIGIRQDNLKRGLAYSTISQLSYIALGLAIATPVAVFGALLHVVAHAFMKITLFLAAGVIYVETGEKYVSDMAGVGRRLPLTMTAFAVAAAGLVGFPLVAGFVSKFHLVLGAAGGPEPWLVAAYLLAGLLKLLYFWPIVYVAFFGERGSETPESRHAFAPPHATDGGYADGLRWERPGFGSEASPFVLVPVLCTVAAAVLLRRRPDVAAVLGARRGGRRGGVRVTAVSGLGVDAALFTIVPLWTAYLLAAIAVAVGPRRVGAAAAVVLTALTVPWALLAPSGTAFAVAPFGFAQVLVQVDGLTAPIAALFGFVAAGNVLYGYATGADGRQQAYALCYMGAGVAAVLAGDWLTLLVAWELLAVASTVLVWHHGGDAVRPAFRYAVYHLIGGAFLVAGVVLHYVAAGTFVYDGGFTGGLPTALALVGVGVNLGIIGLHAWLPETYPVPHVAASVVLAGFTTKVAVYALARVAPDGTVVVAWLGAVMVLYGVTQAVLQTDMRRLLSYHIISQVGYMVVAVAIGTSAGFVGGFAHLTAHVLYKGLLFMVAGAIIVRTGEASLKRLGGLWRRMPVTFATFIVASFAIAGVPGFSGFVSKGLIAKAVEKAGVGVVGAGAGGVDLLWWALVLGSVGTALSFAKFGYYAFVRPAPAHLNVAPAPPSLRVVLVALAVPSVVFGVAPGLLLGAFPGDTGGFAPYATSELTKGFGATLAGVVVFALVRGPLGRLPALDVDRLYNTAGAALASGASTGFARVGDAASAAGHALSARLGPLVASDSAAEPSPHTALWTLTAVTGAVLLLAALAALTV, from the coding sequence GTGACCGACGTGTCGTCGCTGTTGCCGCTCGCACCTGTCGCGATCCCTGCCGTCGCGATCCCGGTCATCTACGCGCTCGCCGCGCGACCGAACCTCCGCGAGGGTGTGACGCTCCTCGCGGCGGTGGCGACGCTCGGCGTCGTCTCGGTCATGGCGAACGCGGACGTGACACACGTCACCCCACTGGGGTCGGTCGCAGGCGTCGACATCACGCTCCGGGCAGACGCCGCTGGGCTGTTGTTCGCCCTGCTCGCGGCGACGCTGTGGCTGCTCACCAGCATCTACAGTGTCGGCTACACGCGCGGCCTCGGCGAGCACAACCAGACCCGGTACTTCGCCGCGTTCGCCGGCAGCATCGCCGCCACGATGGGTGTCGCGTTCGCCGCGAACCTGTTCACCTTGTTCGTGTTCTACGAACTGCTGACGCTGGCAACCTACCCGCTGGTCGTCCACGCGGGGACCACCGAGGCCCGCGCGGCCGGGCGAACGTACCTCGCCTACACGCTCGGTGGCGGCGTGCTCGTCCTCGGCGGCGTCGTCCTCGTCGCGGTGCTCACCGGAACGGTCGCGTTCACCCCGGGCGGCATCGCGGGCATCGCCACGGTCGACCCGACGCTCGCGCAGGTTGCCTTCGGCCTGCTCGCCGTCGGCTTCGGCGTCAAGACGGCGCTCGTCCCGCTGCACGGCTGGCTACCGACCGCCATGGTCGCGCCGACGCCCGTCTCGGGGTTACTGCACGCGGTCGCGGTCGTCAAGAGCGGGGTGTTCGCACTCTCGCGGACCGTGTTGTACGTGTTCGGCCCGGAGGCGACGTGGGAGCTCGGTGTGGGCCTCCCGCTCGCGCTGGCGGCCGCCGCGACGATGGTAATCGCCGGCGTGATCGGCATCCGGCAGGACAACCTCAAGCGCGGGCTGGCGTACTCGACGATCAGCCAACTGTCGTACATCGCGCTCGGTCTCGCCATCGCGACGCCCGTCGCCGTCTTCGGCGCGCTGTTGCACGTCGTCGCGCACGCGTTCATGAAGATCACCCTGTTCCTCGCGGCGGGTGTGATATACGTCGAGACGGGCGAGAAGTACGTCTCCGACATGGCCGGCGTCGGTCGCCGGCTCCCACTGACGATGACGGCGTTCGCCGTGGCCGCCGCGGGGCTGGTCGGCTTCCCGCTGGTCGCGGGGTTCGTCAGTAAGTTCCACCTCGTGCTCGGTGCTGCGGGTGGACCGGAGCCGTGGCTCGTCGCGGCCTACCTCCTAGCCGGCCTCCTGAAGCTGCTGTACTTCTGGCCGATCGTCTACGTCGCGTTCTTCGGCGAGCGCGGGAGCGAGACGCCGGAGAGTCGCCACGCGTTCGCCCCACCGCACGCGACCGACGGCGGCTACGCCGACGGTCTGCGCTGGGAGCGTCCCGGCTTCGGGAGCGAGGCGTCGCCGTTCGTGCTCGTGCCGGTGCTGTGCACCGTCGCCGCGGCGGTCCTGCTTAGGCGTCGTCCCGACGTCGCTGCCGTTCTGGGCGCTCGCCGAGGCGGTCGTCGCGGAGGTGTTCGCGTGACCGCCGTGAGCGGCCTCGGGGTCGACGCGGCGCTGTTCACCATCGTCCCCCTGTGGACCGCCTACCTGCTCGCGGCCATCGCCGTGGCGGTCGGGCCGCGCCGGGTCGGCGCGGCGGCCGCCGTCGTCTTGACGGCACTCACCGTGCCGTGGGCGCTCCTGGCGCCGTCGGGAACCGCGTTCGCGGTCGCGCCGTTCGGCTTCGCCCAGGTGCTCGTCCAGGTCGACGGCCTCACCGCACCGATCGCGGCGCTGTTCGGCTTCGTCGCCGCCGGCAACGTCCTGTACGGCTACGCGACCGGCGCCGACGGCCGCCAGCAGGCGTACGCGCTGTGCTACATGGGCGCCGGCGTCGCGGCCGTCCTCGCGGGCGACTGGCTCACGCTCCTCGTCGCGTGGGAACTGCTCGCCGTCGCCTCGACCGTGCTGGTGTGGCACCACGGCGGCGACGCCGTCCGCCCCGCGTTCCGGTACGCCGTCTACCACCTGATCGGCGGGGCGTTCCTCGTCGCCGGCGTCGTGCTCCACTACGTCGCGGCGGGCACGTTCGTCTATGACGGCGGCTTCACGGGAGGCCTCCCCACCGCGCTGGCGCTCGTCGGCGTCGGCGTCAACCTGGGGATCATCGGCCTCCACGCGTGGCTGCCCGAGACCTACCCCGTCCCGCACGTGGCGGCGAGCGTCGTCCTCGCGGGATTCACTACGAAAGTCGCCGTGTATGCCCTCGCGCGGGTCGCCCCCGACGGGACCGTCGTCGTGGCGTGGCTCGGCGCGGTGATGGTGCTGTACGGCGTCACGCAGGCGGTCCTCCAGACCGACATGCGGCGACTGCTGTCGTACCACATCATCTCGCAGGTGGGGTACATGGTCGTCGCCGTCGCCATCGGGACCTCGGCTGGCTTCGTCGGCGGGTTCGCACACCTGACGGCACACGTCCTCTACAAGGGCCTGCTGTTCATGGTGGCCGGGGCGATCATCGTCCGCACCGGAGAGGCGTCGCTCAAGCGCCTCGGCGGGCTCTGGCGGCGGATGCCCGTCACCTTCGCCACGTTCATCGTGGCCTCGTTCGCCATCGCGGGCGTCCCCGGGTTCTCCGGGTTCGTCAGTAAGGGCCTGATCGCGAAGGCCGTCGAGAAGGCCGGTGTCGGCGTCGTCGGCGCGGGTGCCGGTGGGGTCGACCTCCTGTGGTGGGCGCTCGTCCTCGGCAGCGTCGGCACCGCCCTGTCGTTCGCGAAGTTCGGCTACTACGCGTTCGTCCGGCCCGCTCCAGCCCACCTCAACGTCGCACCAGCGCCCCCGTCGCTGCGGGTCGTCCTCGTCGCGCTCGCGGTTCCGTCGGTCGTGTTCGGGGTCGCACCCGGGCTCTTGCTCGGGGCGTTCCCCGGCGACACCGGCGGCTTCGCGCCGTACGCGACCAGCGAGTTGACGAAGGGATTCGGGGCGACCCTCGCCGGCGTCGTCGTGTTCGCGCTCGTGCGCGGGCCACTCGGTCGGCTCCCGGCACTCGACGTCGACCGCCTGTACAACACCGCCGGCGCGGCCCTCGCGAGTGGCGCTTCCACCGGGTTCGCCCGTGTTGGCGACGCCGCCTCCGCGGCGGGCCACGCCCTGTCCGCCCGGCTCGGGCCGCTCGTCGCGAGCGACTCCGCCGCCGAACCGTCACCGCACACGGCGCTGTGGACGCTCACCGCAGTGACCGGCGCCGTGCTGCTGCTCGCCGCACTCGCGGCACTCACCGTCTGA